In the genome of Pseudorca crassidens isolate mPseCra1 chromosome 14, mPseCra1.hap1, whole genome shotgun sequence, one region contains:
- the LOC137205784 gene encoding putative speedy protein E7 gives MPLSSTSAASETAASPQDPARKAEEKQRMEGKPVIKDIDDQRVSHVSIEVPPTQKDPWKEAQESSFPLAKEATQESSPLASNPTLSEVVSELTSWKKSSQRRSMWTVNHVEGTKLRMSKRRSSYRPEDQEAFYRLLEDPVIQSFLEADIFLKVSDKYLLSMVVEYFGRVGLPGHLYNRIHFFLALYIASDMEEDNPTSKRSIFQFLLGREHWPDLYKEFLKLKVEFFHAMEHRAWVTPDLCEELPPPLPPPPQGLQAAVEGQHWASSSPQARRPWQPEPGVSKPASGTMAPQPSSGCQLTKALTPEYSERV, from the exons ATGCCTCTGAGCTCCACATCGGCTGCCTCAGAGACGGCTGCAAGCCCACAGGACCCAGCAAGAAAGGCAGAGGAAAAGCAGCGCATGGAAGGGAAGCCAG TTATTAAAGACATCGATGACCAGAGAGTTTCACATGTCTCCATAGAGGTGCCCCCCACACAGAAAGATCCATGGAAAGAGGCACAGGAGAGCAGTTTTCCCCTGGCAAAAGAAG CCACCCAGGAGAGCAGCCCCCTGGCCTCCAACCCCACCCTCTCGGAAGTGGTCTCCGAGCTGACGTCCTGGAAGAAGAGCAGTCAGAGGAGGAGCATGTGGACTGTCAATCATGTTGAGGGGACGAAACTCAGGATGAGCAAGAGAAGATCCAGTTATCGTCCAGAAGACCAAGAGGCCTTCTACCGGCTTCTGG AGGACCCTGTTATCCAGAGCTTCCTGGAAGCTGATATTTTCCTGAAAGTGTCCGACAAG TACCTGCTCTCCATGGTGGTGGAGTACTTCGGCCGTGTCGGGCTGCCTGGTCACCTCTACAACAGGATCCACTTCTTCCTGGCCCT CTACATCGCCTCCGACATGGAGGAGGACAACCCCACATCCAAGCGGAGCATCTTCCAGTTCCTGCTGGGCAGGGAGCACTGGCCAGACCTCTACAAGGAGTTCCTCAAGCTGAAGGTGGAATTCTTCCATGCGATGGAGCACCGAGCCTGGGTCACCCCGGATTTGTGTGAGGAG CTcccgccccctctccctcccccaccacaggGCCTCCAGGCAGCTGTAGAGGGACAGCACTGGGCCTCCAGCTCTCCTCAGGCCCGCAGACCATGGCAGCCTGAACCTGGGGTGTCGAAACCAGCCAGTGGCACGATGGCCCCCCAGCCTTCCAGTGGGTGTCAGCTGACAAAGGCCCTGACCCCTGAGTACTCTGAAAGGGTCTAG